Proteins encoded in a region of the Vicia villosa cultivar HV-30 ecotype Madison, WI linkage group LG5, Vvil1.0, whole genome shotgun sequence genome:
- the LOC131604550 gene encoding uncharacterized protein LOC131604550, producing MKISQSLQKSYHDKRRKALEFEKDDHVFLRVTLVTGVGRALKSRKLMAHFIGPYQITKRVGEVAYRIALPPSLDNLHDVFHVSKLRRYIADPSHVVQLDYVEVRDNLNVETLPMQIENREVKQLRGKEIILVKVVWGGPDGRNVTWELESKMKDFYPDLFV from the coding sequence ATGAAGATTTCTCAGAGtcttcagaagagttaccatgataagaggagaaaAGCACTTGAATTTGAAAAGGATGATCATGTATTTTTGAGAGTCACTCTGgtaacgggtgttggtagagcttTGAAGTCACGTAAGTTAATGGCGCATTTTATTGGTCCATATCAGATTACCAAAAGAGTAGGTGAGGTGGCATATCGGATTGCGTTACCGCCGTCACTTGATAATCTTCATGATGTATTTCACGTGTCTAAGTTGAGGAGATATATTGCGGATCCTTCGCATGTTGTCCAATTAGATTATGTTGAGGTTAGAGATAATTTGAACGTGGAGACATTACCTATGCAGATAGAAAATAGAGAGGTGAAACAACTTCGAGGCAAGGAAATCATTTTGGTGAAGGTCGTTTGGGGTGGACCGGATGGAAGAAATGTGACGTGGGAGCTTGAAAGCAAGATGAAAGATTTTTATCCCGatttgtttgtttga